Below is a window of Impatiens glandulifera chromosome 2, dImpGla2.1, whole genome shotgun sequence DNA.
CTGACCATCACCATCTGTATCAGCTTCCTTAATCATTCCAGTTAATTCATCCCCTGTAAGTGCATGACCTAATCTAGCCATAGAATGCGCTAATTCAACAGCAGTTATAAATCCATTTCCATCACGATCAAATACCTTGAATAACTTCTGAAGTTGATCATCCGTATACGGCGATTTCGCCGGAAGAAGCTCAGGCGCAACAAGAGCTACGAATTCTGAAAACTCGATTAAGCCGTTGCTGTTTGTATCTGCTCTTTGAATAAGGAATTCGATCTGATCGGAGTTTGGATTTAACCCTAGGGATCGTAAGAGCGAACCTAGTTCAATTTGTGTGAGACTTCCGTCGTTGTCATGATCGAAGGATCGGAAGATCTCTCGTAACTCCGATAACTGCTCGTCGTCGAATTTCATTGTCTGATTGCTGTTCATCTCGCCGGCgatcactttctctctctagtttttttttctttctctcactaCTGGATTTTGAACAAactgttgaagaagaagaaacagagtAATTTATATGGTAATTTCtcacttgtttgatttttaagcTTATTAatcactttattattttattaaattattaattaaattattatatacttttaattatattatttaaaatatcaagatCAAATGTTAAGagtcttatttaataaattaaatatttttttattaaaaatattttaaattaaagtaaattgtcattatttagatttaggttaactttttttaaatattaaatggcccaccattaaaaaaaatattttaacttaaagtgggattattatatataaaattgtgttaaatttctctaaacaaacttttataacaaattattttttattttttagttaatattaatatatatataatactgttgttaatttatatatatatatatatatatatatatataaaatgaatatttagatttgatgtttggtttatatcgtttataaatttaaaatggttaaaaatgaaataaaaatgatatatatgtttCAAAGTTGCAATATAACCAAACAAATcaaacactttaaccaactaaactaataaaattttataatttaaatttaatatcaaatttaataaaccgggacattttaacaatataagttatattttttaaatatatatataatgatgcttaattttcaaaatgtccgAATTGCGGGATCGAgagttatgattaatttggatatatatgtgagagtaaatggataattgaatttgttgattgaaataattattttgtataaggaatttgattatttgaaataaatgatttattaaaaaaaatgtaacgaAAACGTTACTAAAAATTTATTAACGTTTGATTTGTTTCGgtttaataaagtaaaaattaatatttaagtcATCTTTTCTTAAATACAGTCAACAAAAGACTATCTCTCTCTAGAAATCTTAAGAGAGAAGCTTAGACCAATAAAGCGATTGATGCAAAATTTGCGCTAAGCGACGACCAATACTCGGTTTTTGGGACCCCTATTACGGTTTGActgatttgaaaatattttttttttcaaataagatcatatatatatataagaataattcaaagttgataaaaaaaataaaaataaatgtatcaaaattCTTAAATACAAACAAGTAATATAGGGTAAACTATTTGGTTCAGTCGATTTTTTTCATCGAAAAATTCATTATAACAGTTGGTGtcagtttttaaaaatttacattcGTTGGTTAATGTCACTAGGTTTAGTCGGTTATAAAATCGGTTCGATCAGTTTACTTGTttaattgttgaaaaaataataaataaataaaaatataaaatatactaaaatataaaataaatagaataataaatttataatataataaactaaaagaataaaaaaccaattaaaaacatttaagttaaataaattaatttgaccttaatcaaaattaaacaacCTTCATCTTTAACACACTAGGCTAGAAagatatatacttaaaaaatatatatatatataaatggccAACCGAACCAATTATGATCGGTACATAGAATTATAAACCGATCAAAACTCGGTTCGATcggtttataattatttcggtagattttttaaagattcgattaaatttttctttttttcgaTTTTTCTTATACCTCTagaatgtataatttaaaaaaattaacaagatTCTTTAATTTCTATGATGGTTTAATAagcatgaaaataaaattaaattgtgaacgtaatttcaattattaagttgtatatatatttaaggttaacaattgaaattataattttaatatttttaaattaattttttttataattatcagttttactctttttaatttaaattataactttaaatatttattattttttttattttattatttataatcaatttattttaatttaattagttaacatttatatatatatatataaagttaacatgtctatatatatttgtttgaatgTAAGAagatacatatatattttttatttagtaaggTAATATGTATAAATCTAGACCAGAGTTATTGACATTAATTATATCTTAATAAATTGTGTCAAATAAacatcttaataatataaataatatatatttaaatttttttattatattttgtttcaaatatatgaattatacttaaataaactttataatttttccaaacatataaataaatattaataaattattatggaATTTtctatgtaaaaaaaaaataccattttattattttccctCCACTgtgtttatcaatttttttctattaaattcaATTGTCAATAATTAGCTTTGTCAACaatattgtttgaattattcaaacataatttttttttcgtttttcaGTTCATTTCCGACCAAATTTTCCACTATAATAAACTCCTTAAGTGTAATTGTTTTCTTAAGTGTGTGAtgttagtaattttattttgtaacaaatacataaaaatattatcacaataaaactaaatgaaaatataagaaaatacaataatttattaaaaaaaatacaatgaaGAAACTCTTCTTAATTGTTACGAGCCTTGTGACGATCATAGTTCCCTTAAAACGTACAGTTTTACCGTCTCACATTTGTGCTGTAAATTTTTCGTTGGTGTCTGCTTTCCGGAGTACAACGAAACTTGTAACGGTTTAACACAGAAATAAACATTACAACAATGAACTTGAAAAAATTACTTGAATCCAATCACTGGGTTTCACACAGAAATAGTCGAGTCAAGAAATTCGAAGAACACCCACAAAAATAATGAagaatttttggaattttagagtgagaaatgataaaatattggttaaaaaaaacaaagtgaaTGGATATATAgctaaaaattaaacatttaaatcattcaataattttttaatccaatGACCACTAATTCATTCATCAAGTTAGTttgtttgcctcttcattacattgaatttcatatttatttggattaaatttcactttaattcacatttgaatttggtgtgaattttatttcatttatttatctaaattatcttttccatttaattaatagaattaatttaatttcaacaaCCCCACATTAAtagaaattgaaatattaaaagattaattaagTGAAAAGTTCAACAATTAAATCCTACATATGATAGGTATATGTAACATGTTAAACATTcccttataaaaatatttataactttattaacCGATTAATAAACTCAATGTTCTTGACCTATTCTAGCATTTGTATAAACGGTTACACGTTTTCATATAGAATTTATATTGATACATGTTagttctcatgattgtgttTGTTTTGGCCAATAACACTCGTCTAGTTtagtgagagggtctagaattgagccgtatAATTCTTTCGAAGCAACTccacttctctctcacataagtgatatttttgttcataaagaatcattaaaagcctGTGTGccaacttattattttatcgtaGGATTTTTTACCAAATGTAAATACATATTCACTTGTTGACTtagagtctttcatatctgaaatcAAGTAGCATCAGTGTATCCTTCGATAACTACATGATGTCTCGTGTAGTATAGACTATAATCATGAGTATctctcaattatttaaatgactttttaatgtttattactTGAATTACTTGTGTATCTACTCAGTTTGCTTATTGTATATATAAGCTATGTTTGGTCTTGTATAACTCCTTAAGTACATTACACTCTCAATTATTcgagaatattctaattgaaaaatattattttcacgaTTTTGAGATAGATGTTGACTTGTATCTATTAGAGTCTTAGCTGATGTAGAATCATCCTTGTTAAATTTTTCAAAGATCTTATCTACA
It encodes the following:
- the LOC124926917 gene encoding probable calcium-binding protein CML11; translation: MNSNQTMKFDDEQLSELREIFRSFDHDNDGSLTQIELGSLLRSLGLNPNSDQIEFLIQRADTNSNGLIEFSEFVALVAPELLPAKSPYTDDQLQKLFKVFDRDGNGFITAVELAHSMARLGHALTGDELTGMIKEADTDGDGQINFKEFCNAINLAAFDNSWI